One region of Gymnogyps californianus isolate 813 chromosome 28, ASM1813914v2, whole genome shotgun sequence genomic DNA includes:
- the RPL23 gene encoding 60S ribosomal protein L23, whose translation MSKRGRGGSSGAKFRISLGLPVGAVINCADNTGAKNLYIISVKGIKGRLNRLPAAGVGDMVMATVKKGKPELRKKVHPAVVIRQRKSYRRKDGVFLYFEDNAGVIVNNKGEMKGSAITGPVAKECADLWPRIASNAGSIA comes from the exons ATGTCGAAGCGAG GACGCGGCGGTTCCTCCGGTGCGAAGTTCCGCATCTCCCTCGGTCTCCCGGTGGGAGCTGTGATCAACTGCGCGGACAACACAG GTGCCAAGAACCTGTACATCATCTCCGTCAAGGGGATCAAGGGACGCTTGAACAGGCTGCCGGCGGCTGGCGTGGGCGACATGGTGATGGCTACCGTCAAGAAGGGCAAGCCGGAGCTGAGGAAGAAGG TCCACCCAGCGGTGGTCATTCGGCAGCGGAAATCGTACAGGAGAAAAGATGGGGTGTTCCTCTATTTTGAAGACAACGCAGGAGTGATAGTAAATAATAAAGGCGAAATGAAAG gcTCTGCAATCACAGGCCCTGTGGCTAAGGAGTGTGCGGATCTGTGGCCCAGGATAGCCTCCAATGCAGGAAGCATTGCCTAA